One stretch of Setaria italica strain Yugu1 unplaced genomic scaffold, Setaria_italica_v2.0 scaffold_10, whole genome shotgun sequence DNA includes these proteins:
- the LOC101779492 gene encoding uncharacterized protein LOC101779492 isoform X2 — MDIMLPFKVGDRAESRSFSLGFRGAWFRSKISLMCIRQGHLECLLEYLDFPDEKKTWTRLYKVPPGSRKRKSSESRMIMVRPTFPQWYLEHEKPKELPKANVVAIVSSPWKVGDLVEWWYTDCYWTGKIVELLGDDKVKIALHEEPIGEGGYYDAYCKDLRPALDWSLGKSWSVPLSQGNGKSWYTAQLIIQSTGHYRNVALSLGYRYVRVWL; from the exons ATGGATATTATGCTGCCTTTTAAAGTTGGAGACAGAGCAGAGTCAAGGTCCTTCTCTCTTGGTTTCAGGGGTGCATGGTTCCGCAGTAAG ATAAGCCTTATGTGTATAAGGCAAGGTCATCTGGAGTGTCTTTTGGAGTATCTCGACTTTCCAGATGAAA AGAAGACATGGACTCGGCTATACAAAGTTCCACCAGGTAGCCGTAAGCGGAAATCAAGTGAGAGTAGGATGATCATGGTAAGACCTACCTTTCCACAGTGGTACCTGGAGCATGAAAAACCTAAAGAGCTCCCAAAGGCCAATGTTGTAGCAATTGTCAGCAGTCCATGGAAAGTAGGTGACTTGGTGGAATGGTGGTATACTGATTGTTACTGGACCGGGAAGATTGTTGAGTTACTTGGTGATGACAAAGTTAAG ATAGCTTTGCATGAAGAGCCAATTGGTGAAGGTGGATACTATGATGCTTATTGTAAGGATCTGAGACCAGCCCTTGATTGGTCCCTTGGAAAAAGTTGGAGCGTGCCTCTTTCACAG GGAAATGGAAAGTCCTGGTATACCGCCCAGTTGATTATACAGAGCACAG GACACTACAGGAATGTGGCTTTGTCCCTTGGATACCGTTATGTTCGAGTTTGGCTGTAG
- the LOC101779089 gene encoding RNA-binding protein Y14A, giving the protein MAAANAGDVEVVDFDSDDDDLMDDDAPEANPAPAAPRLRSTIAAGGDSAAATRKTKGRGFREEPSSSRPLAGRADFDSLGSDDGPGPLRSIEGWIILVTGVHEEAQEDDLHNAFREFGQVKNLHLNLDRRTGFVKGYALIEYESFDEAQAAIKAMDRTELVTQIINVDWAFSSGPVKRKNVRRRSRSPVNIRRRY; this is encoded by the exons atggcggcggcgaacgcGGGGGACGTGGAGGTGGTCGACTTCGACTCCGATGACGACGACCTCATGGACGACGATGCCCCCGAGGCCaacccggccccggccgccccgcgcctccgctccaccatcgccgccggtggggactccgccgccgccacgcgcaAGACCAAGGGCCGCGGATTCCGCGAGGAGCCTTCCTCCTCGCGCCCCCTAGCCGGCCGCGCCGACTTCGACTCCCTCGGCTCCGACGACGGCCCCGGACCTCTCAGAT CTATTGAGGGGTGGATTATTTTGGTAACTGGCGTTCATGAAGAAGCACAGGAGGATGACCTCCATAATGCTTTCCGGGAATTTGGGCAGGTCAAGAACCTGCATTTGAATTTAGATCGTCGTACTGGGTTTGTCAAA GGATATGCTTTGATTGAATATGAGAGCTTTGACGAAGCCCAGGCTGCAATAAAAGCAATGGACAGAACTGAGCTTGTTACACAGATAATAAATGTTGACTGGGCATTTAGTAGTGGTCCAGTCAAGCGAAAAAATGTTCGCAGGAG ATCAAGGAGTCCTGTCAATATCAGGAGAAGATATTGA
- the LOC101779492 gene encoding uncharacterized protein LOC101779492 isoform X1 translates to MDIMLPFKVGDRAESRSFSLGFRGAWFRSKISLMCIRQGHLECLLEYLDFPDEKKTWTRLYKVPPGSRKRKSSESRMIMVRPTFPQWYLEHEKPKELPKANVVAIVSSPWKVGDLVEWWYTDCYWTGKIVELLGDDKVKIALHEEPIGEGGYYDAYCKDLRPALDWSLGKSWSVPLSQGNGKSWYTAQLIIQSTDSGSSSSDEDIEQSCDCEEVQKCLDRPSDLPAEAMGSGTKLSANVSDEVFINNQGHGKEESPECLNGASNMPQEVTDSKGELPPNQNGHCCIKSETNSPIAKQGESPEALSDGKSSPISLKRQKTSSGDISVEAPPDSVDYSIMKLEKVANKIRRLESLLLSVGSPPSKVAKPSWKFLEEDASHK, encoded by the exons ATGGATATTATGCTGCCTTTTAAAGTTGGAGACAGAGCAGAGTCAAGGTCCTTCTCTCTTGGTTTCAGGGGTGCATGGTTCCGCAGTAAG ATAAGCCTTATGTGTATAAGGCAAGGTCATCTGGAGTGTCTTTTGGAGTATCTCGACTTTCCAGATGAAA AGAAGACATGGACTCGGCTATACAAAGTTCCACCAGGTAGCCGTAAGCGGAAATCAAGTGAGAGTAGGATGATCATGGTAAGACCTACCTTTCCACAGTGGTACCTGGAGCATGAAAAACCTAAAGAGCTCCCAAAGGCCAATGTTGTAGCAATTGTCAGCAGTCCATGGAAAGTAGGTGACTTGGTGGAATGGTGGTATACTGATTGTTACTGGACCGGGAAGATTGTTGAGTTACTTGGTGATGACAAAGTTAAG ATAGCTTTGCATGAAGAGCCAATTGGTGAAGGTGGATACTATGATGCTTATTGTAAGGATCTGAGACCAGCCCTTGATTGGTCCCTTGGAAAAAGTTGGAGCGTGCCTCTTTCACAG GGAAATGGAAAGTCCTGGTATACCGCCCAGTTGATTATACAGAGCACAG ATTCAGGAAGTAGCAGCTCAGATGAGGACATTGAGCAATCTTGTGATTGTGAAGAGGTACAAAAATGCTTGGATAGGCCATCTGATTTGCCTGCAGAAGCCATGGGCTCTGGCACAAAACTTTCGGCAAACGTCAGTGACGAAGTTTTCATCAACAACCAAGGACATGGTAAAGAGGAATCTCCAGAATGTTTGAATGGAGCTTCCAATATGCCTCAGGAGGTTACTGATTCAAAAGGGGAACTTCCACCCAACCAAAATGGCCATTGCTGCATAAAAAGTGAAACAAATAGTCCTATTGCCAAGCAAGGTGAATCTCCAGAAGCCCTTTCGGATGGTAAATCAAGTCCCATCAGCCTCAAACGACAGAAAACTTCATCTGGAGATATTTCAGTCGAGGCACCTCCTGATTCTGTTGATTACTCCATAATGAAACTGGAGAAAGTAGCAAACAAAATCAGAAGACTCGAAAGTCTATTGCTATCTGTGGGGTCTCCTCCATCAAAAGTGGCGAAGCCATCCTGGAAGTTCCTCGAGGAGGATGCATCACACAAGTGA